The Delphinus delphis chromosome 2, mDelDel1.2, whole genome shotgun sequence genome contains a region encoding:
- the CD276 gene encoding CD276 antigen, translating to MLCGPGSTGMRVATALGVLWFCLAGAAVEVRIPEDPVVALVGTDATLRCSFLPEPGFSLTQLNLIWQLTDTKQLVHSFAEGRDQGSAYANRTALFPDLLAQGNASLRLQRVRVADEGSFTCFLNIRDFGSGSAAVSLQVAAPYSKPSLTLDPNKDLRPGDTVTITCSSYRGYPKAEVFWQDGQGAPLTGNVTTSQMANEQGLFDVRSVLRVVLGTNGTYSCLVHNPVLQQDAHGSVTITPHRNPTGAVEVQVPEDPVVALVGTDATLRCSFLPEPGFSLTQLNLIWQLTDTKQLVHSFAEGRDQGSAYANRTALFPDLLAQGNASLRLQRVRVADEGSFTCFVSIRDFGSAAVSLQVAAPYSKPSMTLDPNKDLRPGDTVTITCSSYRGYPEAEVFWQDGQGAPLTGNVTTSQMANEQGLFDVRSVLRVVLGANGTYSCLVRNPVLQQDAHGSVTITGQPMTFPPEALWVTVGLSVCLVALLVALAFVCWRKIKQSCEEENAGAEDQDGDGEGSKTALRPLKHSESKEDDGPEIA from the exons ATGCTGTGTGGACCGGGCAGCACGGGTATGCGTGTGGCCACTGCCCTGGGAGTGCTGTGGTTCTGCCTCGCAG GCGCCGCAGTGGAAGTCCGGATCCCTGAAGACCCCGTGGTGGCCCTCGTAGGCACTGACGCCACCCTGCGTTGCTCCTTCTTGCCCGAGCCCGGCTTCAGCCTGACACAGCTCAACCTCATCTGGCAGCTGACAGACACCAAACAGCTGGTGCACAGCTTCGCTGAGGGCCGCGACCAGGGCAGCGCCTATGCCAATCGCACTGCGCTCTTCCCAGACCTGCTGGCTCAGGGCAACGCGTCCCTGAGGCTGCAGCGCGTGCGCGTGGCCGATGAGGGCAGCTTCACCTGCTTTCTGAACATCCGGGACTTTGGCAGCGGCAGCGCTGCGGTCAGCCTGCAGGTGGCAG ccccctaCTCAAAGCCCAGCCTGACCCTGGATCCCAACAAGGACCTGAGGCCCGGGGACACGGTGACCATCACGTGCTCCAGCTACCGGGGCTACCCCAAGGCCGAAGTGTTCTGGCAGGATGGGCAGGGTGCGCCCTTGACCGGCAACGTAACCACGTCGCAGATGGCTAACGAGCAGGGCTTGTTCGACGTGCGCAGTGTCCTGAGGGTGGTGTTGGGCACTAATGGCACCTACAGCTGCCTGGTGCACAACCCCGTGCTGCAGCAGGACGCTCATGGCTCTGTCACCATTACACCGCATAGAAACCccacag GCGCTGTGGAAGTCCAGGTTCCCGAAGACCCCGTGGTAGCCCTCGTGGGCACTGACGCCACCCTGCGCTGCTCCTTCTTGCCCGAGCCCGGCTTCAGCCTGACACAGCTCAACCTCATCTGGCAGCTGACAGACACCAAACAGCTGGTGCACAGCTTCGCTGAGGGCCGCGACCAGGGCAGCGCCTATGCCAATCGCACTGCGCTCTTCCCAGACCTGCTGGCTCAGGGCAACGCGTCCCTGAGGCTGCAGCGCGTGCGCGTGGCTGATGAGGGCAGCTTCACCTGCTTCGTGAGCATCCGGGACTTCGGCAGCGCCGCGGTCAGCCTGCAGGTGGCAG CCCCCTACTCAAAGCCCAGCATGACCCTGGATCCCAACAAGGACCTGCGGCCTGGGGACACGGTGACCATCACGTGCTCCAGCTACCGGGGCTACCCCGAGGCCGAAGTGTTCTGGCAGGATGGGCAGGGTGCGCCCTTGACCGGCAACGTAACCACGTCGCAGATGGCTAACGAGCAGGGCTTGTTCGACGTGCGCAGTGTCCTGAGGGTGGTGTTGGGCGCTAATGGCACCTACAGCTGCCTGGTGCGCAACCCCGTGCTGCAGCAGGACGCTCATGGCTCTGTCACCATCACAG gGCAGCCCATGACATTCCCCCCTGAGGCCCTGTGGGTGACCGTGGGGCTCTCTGTCTGTCTCGTCGCACTGTTGGTAGCCCTGGCCTTCGTGTGCTGGAGAAAGATCAAACAGAGCTGTGAGGAAGAGAATGCAG GCGCTGAGGACCAGGATGGGGATGGAGAAGGATCTAAGACGG CCCTGCGGCCTCTGAAACACTCTGAAAGCAAAGAAG